Proteins from a single region of Arctopsyche grandis isolate Sample6627 chromosome 1, ASM5162203v2, whole genome shotgun sequence:
- the LOC143913084 gene encoding uncharacterized protein LOC143913084, which produces MTMDIQKLSRGERSTPDLKMPLPSPVDEPKSLEYHPKPDPYTGCGQNKSVKRSFDVAFLMMPDEKMKQKQVEKQLRISKEIFAESHYRKSQSIYVDELKGTDLSTSTCYADKFRQNNNISPSSGQDLNIDVGTDEFATKSVLSDSDVSDMSRSRPDSTESFSRPVRVIHESPYRNKVFDDPSLIPQARSHYDHEKFINNRFSDLTPRSAFTKVTNAYQNSTVQSASSPGHSESPDNLSYQNSMSPPLNTSSPPMLNNIFTKSQQFKSLIPANHPFLSSHAFFKSHTYQNQFAQDHQSGANPDTSHFSKSSPPSNNYAAQEKAEGEKHFPNNSNKFGHLLPFRPEMSPYLQSNPSPYGFPIQNFHHPGAAEFLKFPQQSESMNPLMRNPAAAILSTLLPPTLASLSLPAQNICAKCNISFRMTSDLVYHMRSHHKSEVTYDSNRRKREDKLKCPVCAESFRERHHLTRHMTAHQDKEGDILDHQMDGSEGNSSSYCNSKSKSRPYYSHSNGLHQK; this is translated from the coding sequence ATGACAATGGACATTCAAAAGTTGTCTCGCGGCGAACGGTCTACGCCCGATCTGAAGATGCCGCTACCCAGCCCCGTGGACGAGCCCAAGTCCCTCGAGTACCACCCAAAACCAGACCCGTACACCGGCTGCGGTCAGAACAAATCCGTCAAGAGGTCATTCGACGTCGCTTTCCTGATGATGCCCGACGAGAAGATGAAGCAGAAGCAAGTGGAGAAGCAGCTGCGCATCTCCAAGGAGATCTTCGCCGAGAGCCACTACAGGAAGAGCCAGTCGATCTACGTGGACGAGCTCAAAGGCACGGACCTGTCAACGTCTACCTGTTACGCCGACAAGTTCCGCCAAAACAACAACATATCCCCGTCGAGCGGGCAAGACTTGAACATCGACGTGGGCACCGACGAATTCGCAACGAAGAGTGTTTTGAGTGATTCAGACGTGTCCGACATGTCGAGGAGTCGTCCTGACTCCACCGAGAGCTTCTCCAGACCCGTGCGAGTGATCCACGAGTCGCCCTACAGGAACAAGGTATTCGACGACCCCTCTCTGATTCCGCAAGCCAGATCCCACTACGACCATGAGAAGTTCATCAACAACCGATTTTCAGATTTGACTCCTCGCAGTGCATTCACGAAGGTCACGAACGCCTACCAGAACTCGACGGTACAGTCTGCGTCGTCGCCGGGACACTCTGAAAGCCCTGACAATTTGAGCTATCAAAATTCAATGAGTCCTCCTTTGAACACGTCAAGTCCTCCGATGCTGAATAACATCTTTACAAAATCGCAACAATTCAAATCGCTAATACCGGCCAATCATCCGTTCCTGTCGTCGCACGCATTCTTCAAATCGCACACATATCAAAACCAATTCGCACAAGATCACCAAAGCGGCGCAAATCCGGACACGTCACACTTTTCAAAGTCGTCCCCTCCGAGTAATAATTACGCCGCGCAAGAGAAGGCAGAGGGTGAGAAGCATTTCCCGAACAATTCTAATAAATTCGGCCACTTGTTACCTTTCAGACCGGAGATGTCTCCGTACCTGCAGTCGAATCCGTCTCCTTACGGGTTTCCAATTCAAAATTTTCACCATCCGGGTGCGGCTGAATTTTTGAAATTCCCTCAACAGAGTGAAAGCATGAATCCGCTGATGAGAAATCCCGCCGCTGCGATTTTAAGCACACTTCTTCCGCCGACTCTAGCTTCGTTATCACTTCCGGCTCAGAATATATGCGCCAAATGCAACATCAGCTTTCGCATGACGTCTGATTTGGTCTATCATATGAGGTCGCATCACAAAAGCGAAGTTACTTATGACAGCAACAGACGGAAGAGAGAGGATAAACTAAAGTGTCCGGTTTGCGCGGAAAGTTTCAGAGAACGTCATCATCTCACCAGACACATGACTGCTCATCAAGATAAAGAAGGAGATATACTGGACCATCAGATGGACGGCTCGGAAGGCAACAGTTCCTCTTATTGTAATTCGAAATCGAAATCCAGACCATACTACTCCCATTCGAACGGCttacatcaaaaataa